From the genome of Sphingobacterium sp. UGAL515B_05:
ACTCTAAGTTCCAAGGTGATTTTCCACCATTCCATGGACCAGTTTTTACCTTATCCAATTGCGATACTGTTGTACTCATTGTTTACTATTATTGATTCAAAAGTAAGAAAACATATATATAAATCCATAAAAGATCGAGAAAATGCCAAAAAATACTGGCAAGATCCATGCGGAAAAGATTGCCGTCTTTAGGAAGTTTATTAATTCCTATAATCGCGCCAATCAAAACGATCAACCCCGCAATAATATGCGCCAAGTGCATCCATATAAAAACGTAAATAAAAGATTGTGATGCATTGTTATTCACAAAATAAACACCCCTATCGATCAATACATTCCAAGCATGAACTTGCAAGGCAAAAAATACAACTCCCAAAATAAAAGTTGCTATCAAAAACAACCGCTGTTTGGAAGACTCGCCATTTTTAGCCGCTTTATGTGCTAAAAACATCGTTAGACTACTAACCACAATCACCAAGGTACTATATAAAAGTGCATTTGGCAATAGGGTCTTAATCCCTTTGTCCACGCCGCTCGCTGTATATACAATGAAACCACTGGATAACGCCGCAAACATCATGAACATACCCAACATACCCAACCATAGGTTGAACTTTTGGGCTTTTCTCTGTACT
Proteins encoded in this window:
- a CDS encoding heme-copper oxidase subunit III produces the protein MLDIQAQTDEKLVQRKAQKFNLWLGMLGMFMMFAALSSGFIVYTASGVDKGIKTLLPNALLYSTLVIVVSSLTMFLAHKAAKNGESSKQRLFLIATFILGVVFFALQVHAWNVLIDRGVYFVNNNASQSFIYVFIWMHLAHIIAGLIVLIGAIIGINKLPKDGNLFRMDLASIFWHFLDLLWIYIYVFLLLNQ